The Impatiens glandulifera chromosome 3, dImpGla2.1, whole genome shotgun sequence genome contains a region encoding:
- the LOC124930262 gene encoding keratin, type I cytoskeletal 10-like, translating into METVQTPNEKEVVISPVVRTEEAHENDAEASHKRNLYERFQRAERELEEEKQNKTGNESEKGEFEQSLQIHTKANPIQSMAKEDRKEDAECVKILKELDNTLKKNTYETHVANLNFSKFEKKLFSQQSEMMSLERQINFDNHREVLESMELYKNQLIEIQGSLRRTYGERLEYADSITRKFQEKENVKAAAEREQSRITQGEPSRRGDGVSTGTRSKRAPTNDENPRPTKRGGGRSGGNRGGRRSSGGRDGKSGYDQGGRASGGDRGGRSSRSGRGGRALPPFRNLLTGKEMTGEEMSYEGTRFPIDPQVKREDNDFLSLTLV; encoded by the exons ATGGAGACTGTTCAAACTCCAAATGAAAAAGAAGTTGTGATATCCCCTGTTGTCAGAACAGAGGAAGCTCATGAAAATGATGCTGAAGCTAGTCA CAAGAGAAATCTGTATGAGAGATTTCAAAGAGCAGAAAGGGAGCTAGAAGAAGAAAAGCAGAATAAAACTGGTAATGAGTCTGAGAAGGGTGAATTCGAGCAATCTTTGCAGATTCACACTAAAGCTAATCCCATTCAGAGCATGGCT AAAGAGGACAGAAAAGAAGATGCTGAATGTGTCAAAATCCTTAAAGAATTGGATAATACTCTAAAgaagaatacgtatgagactcatgttGCAAATCTgaatttctccaaatttgaaaagaagctcTTCAGTCAGCAATCTGAAATGATGAGTCTTGAAAGACAAATCAATTTTGATAATCATCGTGAGGTCTTGGAATCAAtggaattatacaagaatcaacTCATTGAAATTCAAGGAAGTCTAAGAAGAACATATGGTGAAAGGTTGGAGTATGCTGACTCCATTACAAGAAAGTTTCAAGAGAAAGAGAATGTTAAAGCTGCTGCTGAAAGAGAACAATCCCGCATCACCCAAGGTGAGCCTAGTAGAAGAGGGGACGGTGTATCAACCGGCACCAGATCTAAGCGAGCACCAACCAACGATGAAAATCCAAGGCCAACCAAAAGAGGAGGAGGTAGAAGTGGTGGTAATCGCGGAGGCCGAAGAAGTAGTGGTGGTCGTGATGGGAAATCTGGTTATGATCAAGGAGGTCGTGCCAgtggcggtgatcgtggtgggagaTCTAGTagaagcggtcgtggtggtcgcgctCTTCCTCCTTTTCGCAATCTGTTAACCGGTAAAGAGATGACGGGTGAAGAGATGAGCTATGAAGGAACTCGATTCCCCATCGATCCTcaagtgaaaagggaagatAATGATTTTCTTTCTCTTACTTTGgtttaa